GGAAGAAGGCCCGCCGGGCCCTCTTCCCCTGTCGTTGAGTTTGCGGGGCGGGAACGGGTTTAGCCGTTCAGGAGACTGTCGGCCTTCTCCCTGATCGCTTTTTCGGTAACCTCTCCGCCGGTGATCCTCTCCTGGAGTTCGCCGTTTTTGTAGAAGAGGAAGGTGGGCACACCCATAACGCGAAGGGAGATAACCAGACGACGGTTTTCGGCCACATTGAGCTTGCAGAACTTGACCTTGCCTTCGTACTCCTTGGCCATCTCTTCGACCTTCGGCATGATCTCCAGGCAGGGGCCGCACTTCGGGCCCCAGAGGTCCACGACAACAGGGATGTCGCTTTGCTGTACCTCTTCTTCGAAATTGTCCTTCGTTACTTCAATCAAAATGGTCACCTCCATAGTGATTCCGGCCTTCAGCCGGTTCCGGCGGGGGGCGATCCCCCGAAAAAAACAAATCCACAAAACAACCAAACGATACCAATCTTTCCGTGCCGGTGCCTTGTGCGTAACCACAAAAGAAGGCTCGCAAGGACAAATAAATTGTGCAGCAGCACAAGCTGTTGCCCTCCGGCAGACGAAAGGATAGCACTGCCGTCAGGATCTCTCAAGTTCTTGAGAGAGGGAGATCACCTCTCGAAGAGCAAATCCAGGATCTCCGCTCTGCTGTCCTTGAATTCCCGCAGCTGACTGGCGCAAACCCGCGTTGTCGCCCTGTCGCCCACCCGGAAGCTCAGCAGCCCCAGCTGGTAGAGGGCGTTCCGATTGTCAGGGGCCTGCTCCAGAACGCGGCGGAATGCCGCGATGGCCTTGTCGGTTTCCTTGAGGGTGCCGTAGGCGAGCCCAAGCTTGTAAGAGATATCCGGGCTGGTCGGCGCGATGACCTGGGCCTTGCGGTAGTGCTCGATAGCCAGCTCGTACTCGAAGAGCCGATAGTAGAGGTCGCCCACCGTGACCTGGACAGGGGCGCTTCCGGGACAGCGCGCGGCCTCCTGGAGCGCTTGGTCGAGCTGTGCCTCCTCCTTGATCGTAGCCTGGGCCTCCCGGGCCGGTGGCGCGCCCGCTGCCAGGAGTGCCGCGAGGATGACCAGGATGCACCCCCAGGTGGGAATGTCTGAACATCCGTTCATGTGAATCCTCCTTTCGGTGCAGGAAACCTTGTACCGGGCACTATCGCAGCGCCGGCATCTCACCGGCCACGGCGTCGACTTCAAGGATGTCCAGCCTCTTCCTTCTGCGCGGTG
This DNA window, taken from Synergistales bacterium, encodes the following:
- a CDS encoding thioredoxin family protein gives rise to the protein MIEVTKDNFEEEVQQSDIPVVVDLWGPKCGPCLEIMPKVEEMAKEYEGKVKFCKLNVAENRRLVISLRVMGVPTFLFYKNGELQERITGGEVTEKAIREKADSLLNG
- a CDS encoding tetratricopeptide repeat protein encodes the protein MNGCSDIPTWGCILVILAALLAAGAPPAREAQATIKEEAQLDQALQEAARCPGSAPVQVTVGDLYYRLFEYELAIEHYRKAQVIAPTSPDISYKLGLAYGTLKETDKAIAAFRRVLEQAPDNRNALYQLGLLSFRVGDRATTRVCASQLREFKDSRAEILDLLFER